Proteins encoded in a region of the Triticum dicoccoides isolate Atlit2015 ecotype Zavitan chromosome 3A, WEW_v2.0, whole genome shotgun sequence genome:
- the LOC119268188 gene encoding uncharacterized protein LOC119268188 isoform X6 → MSPLPDNLRRAPNAASRHFLSGQHRGQLPRHRLLARFLKQRRLIQELLPSAAPPPLGASSTNQSSTKLRASSLSSPPSSVDYAISPQVHLYLKSNLHVGWCSSRIRVLICDMIGERG, encoded by the exons ATGTCGCCGCTCCCAGACAACCTCCGCCGCGCCCCCAACGCTGCCTCCCGACACTTTCTCTCCGGGCAGCACCGCGGCCAGCTCCCCCGCCATCGTCTACTTGCGCGCTTCCTCAAGCAGCGCCGACTCATCCAGGAGCTCCTCCCGTCAGCAGCACCTCCTCCTCTAGGAGCCTCCTCTACGAACCAGTCCTCCACCAAATTG CGTGCATCTTCTTTGTCCTCTCCACCAAGCAGTGTCGACTACGCCATCTCCCCCCAG GTTCATCTTTACTTGAAATCTAATTTGCATGTTGGTTGGTGTTCTTCAAGAATCAGGGTACTAATTTGTGATATGATTGGTGAAAGAG GTTGA
- the LOC119268188 gene encoding uncharacterized protein LOC119268188 isoform X1 has translation MSPLPDNLRRAPNAASRHFLSGQHRGQLPRHRLLARFLKQRRLIQELLPSAAPPPLGASSTNQSSTKLFVCSMSSVHLLCPLHQAVSTTPSPPSVVRLKAQDTTLQYTHVHLYLKSNLHVGWCSSRIRVLICDMIGERGCGCHFLFLERCPYFVLCTDKFDDSSLSGK, from the exons ATGTCGCCGCTCCCAGACAACCTCCGCCGCGCCCCCAACGCTGCCTCCCGACACTTTCTCTCCGGGCAGCACCGCGGCCAGCTCCCCCGCCATCGTCTACTTGCGCGCTTCCTCAAGCAGCGCCGACTCATCCAGGAGCTCCTCCCGTCAGCAGCACCTCCTCCTCTAGGAGCCTCCTCTACGAACCAGTCCTCCACCAAATTG TTTGTTTGTTCTATGAGCAGCGTGCATCTTCTTTGTCCTCTCCACCAAGCAGTGTCGACTACGCCATCTCCCCCCAG TGTTGTAAGGTTGAAGGCTCAAGATACTACACTTCAGTACACACAT GTTCATCTTTACTTGAAATCTAATTTGCATGTTGGTTGGTGTTCTTCAAGAATCAGGGTACTAATTTGTGATATGATTGGTGAAAGAG GTTGTGGATGTCACTTCCTTTTTCTTGAACGGTGTCCCTATTTTGTCCTATGTACAGACAAATTTGATGATTCTTCACTTTCTGGAAAGTAA
- the LOC119268188 gene encoding uncharacterized protein LOC119268188 isoform X4, with protein sequence MSPLPDNLRRAPNAASRHFLSGQHRGQLPRHRLLARFLKQRRLIQELLPSAAPPPLGASSTNQSSTKLFVCSMSSVHLLCPLHQAVSTTPSPPSVVRLKAQDTTLQYTHVHLYLKSNLHVGWCSSRIRVLICDMIGERG encoded by the exons ATGTCGCCGCTCCCAGACAACCTCCGCCGCGCCCCCAACGCTGCCTCCCGACACTTTCTCTCCGGGCAGCACCGCGGCCAGCTCCCCCGCCATCGTCTACTTGCGCGCTTCCTCAAGCAGCGCCGACTCATCCAGGAGCTCCTCCCGTCAGCAGCACCTCCTCCTCTAGGAGCCTCCTCTACGAACCAGTCCTCCACCAAATTG TTTGTTTGTTCTATGAGCAGCGTGCATCTTCTTTGTCCTCTCCACCAAGCAGTGTCGACTACGCCATCTCCCCCCAG TGTTGTAAGGTTGAAGGCTCAAGATACTACACTTCAGTACACACAT GTTCATCTTTACTTGAAATCTAATTTGCATGTTGGTTGGTGTTCTTCAAGAATCAGGGTACTAATTTGTGATATGATTGGTGAAAGAG GTTGA
- the LOC119268188 gene encoding uncharacterized protein LOC119268188 isoform X2 — protein MSPLPDNLRRAPNAASRHFLSGQHRGQLPRHRLLARFLKQRRLIQELLPSAAPPPLGASSTNQSSTKLFVCSMSSVHLLCPLHQAVSTTPSPPSVVRLKAQDTTLQYTHVHLYLKSNLHVGWCSSRIRVLICDMIGERDKFDDSSLSGK, from the exons ATGTCGCCGCTCCCAGACAACCTCCGCCGCGCCCCCAACGCTGCCTCCCGACACTTTCTCTCCGGGCAGCACCGCGGCCAGCTCCCCCGCCATCGTCTACTTGCGCGCTTCCTCAAGCAGCGCCGACTCATCCAGGAGCTCCTCCCGTCAGCAGCACCTCCTCCTCTAGGAGCCTCCTCTACGAACCAGTCCTCCACCAAATTG TTTGTTTGTTCTATGAGCAGCGTGCATCTTCTTTGTCCTCTCCACCAAGCAGTGTCGACTACGCCATCTCCCCCCAG TGTTGTAAGGTTGAAGGCTCAAGATACTACACTTCAGTACACACAT GTTCATCTTTACTTGAAATCTAATTTGCATGTTGGTTGGTGTTCTTCAAGAATCAGGGTACTAATTTGTGATATGATTGGTGAAAGAG ACAAATTTGATGATTCTTCACTTTCTGGAAAGTAA
- the LOC119268188 gene encoding uncharacterized protein LOC119268188 isoform X5, translating to MSPLPDNLRRAPNAASRHFLSGQHRGQLPRHRLLARFLKQRRLIQELLPSAAPPPLGASSTNQSSTKLRASSLSSPPSSVDYAISPQVHLYLKSNLHVGWCSSRIRVLICDMIGERDKFDDSSLSGK from the exons ATGTCGCCGCTCCCAGACAACCTCCGCCGCGCCCCCAACGCTGCCTCCCGACACTTTCTCTCCGGGCAGCACCGCGGCCAGCTCCCCCGCCATCGTCTACTTGCGCGCTTCCTCAAGCAGCGCCGACTCATCCAGGAGCTCCTCCCGTCAGCAGCACCTCCTCCTCTAGGAGCCTCCTCTACGAACCAGTCCTCCACCAAATTG CGTGCATCTTCTTTGTCCTCTCCACCAAGCAGTGTCGACTACGCCATCTCCCCCCAG GTTCATCTTTACTTGAAATCTAATTTGCATGTTGGTTGGTGTTCTTCAAGAATCAGGGTACTAATTTGTGATATGATTGGTGAAAGAG ACAAATTTGATGATTCTTCACTTTCTGGAAAGTAA
- the LOC119268188 gene encoding uncharacterized protein LOC119268188 isoform X3, whose translation MSPLPDNLRRAPNAASRHFLSGQHRGQLPRHRLLARFLKQRRLIQELLPSAAPPPLGASSTNQSSTKLRASSLSSPPSSVDYAISPQVHLYLKSNLHVGWCSSRIRVLICDMIGERGCGCHFLFLERCPYFVLCTDKFDDSSLSGK comes from the exons ATGTCGCCGCTCCCAGACAACCTCCGCCGCGCCCCCAACGCTGCCTCCCGACACTTTCTCTCCGGGCAGCACCGCGGCCAGCTCCCCCGCCATCGTCTACTTGCGCGCTTCCTCAAGCAGCGCCGACTCATCCAGGAGCTCCTCCCGTCAGCAGCACCTCCTCCTCTAGGAGCCTCCTCTACGAACCAGTCCTCCACCAAATTG CGTGCATCTTCTTTGTCCTCTCCACCAAGCAGTGTCGACTACGCCATCTCCCCCCAG GTTCATCTTTACTTGAAATCTAATTTGCATGTTGGTTGGTGTTCTTCAAGAATCAGGGTACTAATTTGTGATATGATTGGTGAAAGAG GTTGTGGATGTCACTTCCTTTTTCTTGAACGGTGTCCCTATTTTGTCCTATGTACAGACAAATTTGATGATTCTTCACTTTCTGGAAAGTAA